The Juglans regia cultivar Chandler chromosome 6, Walnut 2.0, whole genome shotgun sequence genome contains the following window.
CACACAAAACACCAGAACCAATCACAACAGAGTCATAATGTATCGTAATCTTTCtgttttcaaatacaaaagTGTAACCACATTGGTCCAaaagagaaatagaaataagattcCTCCTGATGGAAGGTACAAAAGCAGTGCCTTTTAGGTCTAAAAGCTCCCCAGAGGCCAAAAGAAGTATGATTGTTCCAATGTATTCAACTTTAACCTTCACTCCATTTCTCATATTCACCATCAACTCTCCATCATTCGGCTTTCTGATGCTTCTTAATTcctgaaaataatttgtaatgtAAATTGTTGCACCAGTATCTAACCACCAAGTATCAGAGGGAACATCAATCATATTAGACTCAAAACATACTAGTGTCATATGTGTACCTTTCTTCTCTAACCAAGCTGTAAATCTCCTGCAATTTGCCTTTTTGTGTccaaacatgtcacaaaaattacattttcctttaaaaactTTCATCTTGGGTTTAGAAGAAGTACCCAAGCTAGCTTGTCAGGTGGGCTTTCCAACCTTTTTCACCTTATATGGTTTACTGTTGGTTTtgcttttagaaaaaattttcttgaaatttccagAATCTTGAGTTATAACAAATGCAGCCTGAGACCTCCccttttttatcatttcttccTCTTGAGAGACTATAGCAATCATCTCACTCAAGCTCCATTCATCTCTTTAAGCGTTGTATATAGTCTTGAGAGCATCAAACTGAGATGGCAGAGACTCAAGCACTTGCCACACTAGAAAACTATCTGCCAACTTAACTTTCATTTCTCTCAGCTTattaaagaaatgaataagCATCATAATATGCTCACAGACTCTACTGATACCATCGTAAGTCGTGGTAGTAAGCAACTTCATGAGGGTTCCCTTTTctactttatcaaattttgtgAACTTCTTCCCAACAGCCTCAAGAAAATTTTTGGCATTATCAATTTGGTGAATGCTCTCCCTAATAGACTTGTCAATGGTGTGCCTCATTATCATAAGACAAGTCCTATTTGAGTGCTCCCAACGTTCATAGCGAGTTTTCTCCTCAATAGAGCTTTCATTAGTAGGCTTGGTGGGTATCTCTGTCCTTAAGGCCAAATCTAGATTCATAATTGTCAAGCTAATAGTGAGAGACTTATGTCAATCCTTATAATTAGTCCCGATTAATG
Protein-coding sequences here:
- the LOC109019664 gene encoding uncharacterized protein LOC109019664 — its product is MNLDLALRTEIPTKPTNESSIEEKTRYERWEHSNRTCLMIMRHTIDKSIRESIHQIDNAKNFLEAVGKKFTKFDKVEKGTLMKLLTTTTYDGISRVCEHIMMLIHFFNKLREMKVKLADSFLVWQVLESLPSQFDALKTIYNA